GGCCCATGAAAACGAATACAGTTTCTAACACGGCCTTTAGAGGGTTTGGCGGACCTCAGGGTGTGATTGTGGCGGAGCGCATGATTGAAGAGATTGCGTATGTGCTGGGTAAGGACACGCTCGATATCCGCAAGGCTAACTTCTATGGGGTGGGTGAGCGGGATGTGACGCCGTATCATCAGAAAGTGGAAGACAACATTCTTGAGCGGCTCATTGGCGAACTTGAAGAAACATCAGAATATCGTAAGCGGCGTGAAGAGATCCTCGCGTTTAATGCCAAAGGCGGGATTTTGCGGCGTGGAATTGCTTTGACGCCTGTCAAGTTTGGCATCAGCTTTACAGCAACTTGGTACAATCAGGCGGGCGCCTTGCTACATGTCTATAAGGACGGCTCGCTCATGATTAACCATGGCGGTACGGAGATGGGCCAAGGGCTGAACACCAAGATTGCGCAGATCGTGGCGGAGGCTTTTGGTGTATCGCTTGACGCTGTGAAGATCACCAAGACCACGACAGAGAAGGTCCCAAACACCAGCGCTACGGCGGCGTCTTCAGGCACAGACCTCAACGGTATGGCGGCGCTGGATGCCTGTGAGCAAATCAAGGCACGGCTGGCAGACTATGCCCGTGAGAAATGGGGCGTAGGCGAGCTGCGGTTTGACGGCGGGCACGTTCACTTTGGCGACAAGGACATGAGCTTTCGCGAGTTTATCGCTGGCGCTTACATGGACCGTGTGCAGCTATCTGCGGCGGGGTTTTACAAGACGCCAGAGATTCACTGGGACAGGGCCTCTGGCAAGGGCCAGCCGTTTTTTTACTTCGCTTATGGCGCGTCTTGTTCGGAAGTTGAAATCGACACGCTGACGGGCGAATACCGTGTCACGCGCGCCGATGTTCTGCATGATGTGGGCCGCTCGCTCAACCCTGCGATTGACCGTGGGCAAGTGGAGGGCGCATTCATTCAAGGGATGGGCTGGCTGACCACTGAAGAGCTGTGGTGGGATGACAAAGGTCAGCTCAGAACTCATGCGCCGAGCACCTACAAGATACCTCTGGCTTCTGACAAACCACGGCATTTTGATGTGCGGCTGGCAGAATGGAGCGAGAATCCCAAGCGTACGATCAAGCGGAGCAAGGCGGTGGGTGAGCCGCCATTTATGCTTGGAATCTCGGTGTTCGAGGCGATTGGTCATGCGGTAGCCTCTGTGGCTGATTACAAAGCATGCCCGAGGCTTGATGCCCCCGCCACTCCAGAGCGAGTGTTGATGGCGATAGAGCGGCTCAAGCGATGAGTGGGTTGGCGACATTTCTTGAGGTCGAAGGCGCTGTTGTCGAAGTGCGTATTGCCGAGGTGCGGGGGTCGTCGCCGCGTGAGCCAGGTGCGTTCATGCTTGTGCGTGGCACTCAGATCTGGGGCACTGTTGGGGGCGGTCAGCTTGAATATATGGCGATGGATGAAGCTCGGATGCTGGCTCGCTCTGGTGAGCGCTTTCGTGAAATGAACGTACCGCTTGGCCCTGAGATCGGCCAATGTTGTGGGGGGCGCGTGCGCCTTATGCTCAAGGAGCTAGACGATAAGGGCAAGGCTGAGCTCATTGCTGAAGACGCAAAGCGGCTGATGGGCTTGCCCGAGGTGTTGATCCTTGGTGCGGGGCATGTTGGCCGCGCCCTTGCTTATGCTTTCGCGCCGCTTCCCGTGCGTGCAAAGCTTATCGACAGCCGAGCAGAGGAGTTGGCCCGCGCGCCGAACGGGACAGAGAAAATTTGCACGCCGCTGCCAGAGGCCGAGCTGCGTAAGGCGAGTGCGGGTGCGGCCTATATTGTGGCCACGCATGAGCACAGTCTCGACTTTTTGCTCACACAAGAAGCACTGGCGCGCACCGATGCGGCATATGTTGGAATGATAGGCTCCAAGACCAAGCGTGCAAAATTTGAAAGCTGGGCAGTGGGAGGCACAGGGGCATTGATGTGTCCGATGGCGGCAGCGCACAAAGGAGACAGGCGGCCTGAAGTGATTGCTGCGTTTGTCGTGGCGGAGGTTTTGATGGCTTTGACAAAAGCGCACTCAAAGGAGCTGGCAGATGAGTGAAACGCTATTCCTTGGCCGCGTGCTGAGCTTTCATCGTCGGCCTGAAGGCGCGCATGATGAGGCGGCGTTTACTTATCA
This genomic window from Lentibacter algarum contains:
- the xdhC gene encoding xanthine dehydrogenase accessory protein XdhC — encoded protein: MSGLATFLEVEGAVVEVRIAEVRGSSPREPGAFMLVRGTQIWGTVGGGQLEYMAMDEARMLARSGERFREMNVPLGPEIGQCCGGRVRLMLKELDDKGKAELIAEDAKRLMGLPEVLILGAGHVGRALAYAFAPLPVRAKLIDSRAEELARAPNGTEKICTPLPEAELRKASAGAAYIVATHEHSLDFLLTQEALARTDAAYVGMIGSKTKRAKFESWAVGGTGALMCPMAAAHKGDRRPEVIAAFVVAEVLMALTKAHSKELADE
- the xdhB gene encoding xanthine dehydrogenase molybdopterin binding subunit, with the protein product MAEFGHTGTDAKHDSAIKQVMGRAEYTDDIPEPVGTLHAYLGCSQVAHGAIKAMDLRAVLAVKGVIGVLTAEDVPGVNDVSAVHAGDEPVFPEKTVEFYGQPLFAVIAESRDIARRAAERAKVDIDVLPHVLGPMEAIEAGYPDVTAPLTLERGDVGEGFAKAANRITGQMAIGGQDHMYLEGHISFAMPGEDDDVVIYASTQHPTEAQMIVAQVLGVSANSVVVNVRRMGGGFGGKESQMNLFAAVAAMAAKKWNRPVKIRPDRDQDMSSTGKRHDFVADYAVGFDEDGRIEAVEGQWAARCGFAADLSGPVTDRALFHADNAYFYPHVRLKSRPMKTNTVSNTAFRGFGGPQGVIVAERMIEEIAYVLGKDTLDIRKANFYGVGERDVTPYHQKVEDNILERLIGELEETSEYRKRREEILAFNAKGGILRRGIALTPVKFGISFTATWYNQAGALLHVYKDGSLMINHGGTEMGQGLNTKIAQIVAEAFGVSLDAVKITKTTTEKVPNTSATAASSGTDLNGMAALDACEQIKARLADYAREKWGVGELRFDGGHVHFGDKDMSFREFIAGAYMDRVQLSAAGFYKTPEIHWDRASGKGQPFFYFAYGASCSEVEIDTLTGEYRVTRADVLHDVGRSLNPAIDRGQVEGAFIQGMGWLTTEELWWDDKGQLRTHAPSTYKIPLASDKPRHFDVRLAEWSENPKRTIKRSKAVGEPPFMLGISVFEAIGHAVASVADYKACPRLDAPATPERVLMAIERLKR